The following DNA comes from Ricinus communis isolate WT05 ecotype wild-type chromosome 10, ASM1957865v1, whole genome shotgun sequence.
TGGCTTAATGGAAGCTGAAAAGGGTCTTCCTTTCATCTCACATCCTTGGTTTGTTACCAAAGACGCATAGATCATTACTTAAATATACTAGGGCTGTTTTCTCTTCTACTGTGCTCATCATTGGCAAGTCTCTGAACTTTATTGCTTAGATAGATCAGGGCTATTATTATTGCAGGTCTTATTCTCTGCATCTTACCAACATGTGCAAGGAATGAAAATTCCAGCGATGCTAATGGCTCCTGCTTCAGatatttagtattattattattattattttttgcctaaattaatatattttgttgcTAATATCCATTTTATGCCTTCTGTATGCGGCTATGGCATGGAAGGTCTGGGTAGTGGGGATTAATGTGCGGGCCTGCTTTTATTAATGCCCTTGTGTGAGTAATGGGTTAGGTCAGTAGTGTCAGACTAGTCTATTAGTATCTTATGGGTGAGTCAGATGAGCTGAGGTGTGGAAACCTCAGATGTCCACGTTTTGGTTTTATtagtttgatttcttttctctatatttAACAAGGTAATATCGTTTCTTCCTAGTTTTTCAGTTTTCTTGATTCCTTAGAATTTGTTGATTCTATTATTTGTCGGGATATTTTATCCGTCTTTCCAGGAAAATGGATATCTTCagaaaagattttaattagaaCCTGTTCCTTTTTGGTAttgtcaaataaaaattacaatctATCTTCCCTTCTCCTATAGTTGACGAAAGTCAAGCCCGGATGTAGTCTATGTTCTTTGCTTATTGTGTTGGTGGTTGCAAGTACatctcattaatttttttctgcaTCAGGTGAATGGATGTTTATCATACATTGATAAAGTTCCTGATGGATTTTACCAAATTCATGGAATGAATCCATATGTGTGGACTGTGTGCACTGATTTGCAAGAGAGTGGTCGTATTCCATCTATTGAGTCGTTAAAGTCTGTTGATCCCGTTGCTGATTCTTCATTGGAAGTGGTCTTAATTGATCGACGTAGTGATCCGAGCTTAAAGGAACTCCAGAATAGGGTCCACGGCATTTCATGTGGCTGTATAACAACAAAGGAGGTAGTTGATCAGCTGGCAAAGCTAGTCTGCAGTCGTATGGGGTGAGTtctattcattatttaaacAAGAATGTAAAGCTTATTTTTCCTGTAATATGTTGTTAATCAAGTTCTTTTGCTATTCATAAGGGGTTCAGCCACCATAGGAGAAGATGATTTCACTAACATCTGGAGGGAATGCAGTGATGATTTGAAAGATTGCTTGGGATCTATTGTGGTTCCAATTGGCAGCTTATCTGTTGGTCTATGCAGACATCGAGCTTTACTCTTTAAGGTATGGTCTGAATATTACCtggtctttttctcatatagcaaatttcactgcTACTTTTAGATGAGCTGCGATATGTTAAATTCATCTTCAGAATAATCAAATCTCTCTGTACATGTTCTTGGCTCTCTATCTGGAGTAGCTAACTTTTGCTGGTAGCAGAAAGGGATTGATGCTTACTTACATGTAAACTGTGTAGGTTCTCGCTGACACAATTGATCTGCCTTGTCGAATTGCAAAAGGATGTAAATATTGCAAAAGAGATGATGCTTCCTCATGTCTTGTTCGGTTTGGTCTTGACAGGTATTCTTGTTTGTTATCATGGTCTTTTCTTGATGCATATAAGGAATATACCAAACTACCTGAGAAAAGATCATTTATTTTTGGTGAGACTTTGTGATGTCCTCCAAATGCTGCAGATTTGTTTTCCTTGTTTTCTTCTGAAGGTTTACTCCTGTGATGTCCTCCAAATGCTGTGATTTGTTTTCCTTGTTTCTTCTGACGGTTTACTCCCTTCCCAAATTTAACCACTTGAAACCTCTGTTATCAATAGGCTAAGTTATGCTTGGAGTTATCAATGTTCATTTATAGCTCTTGATTTTAAGATCCATTGCATCTTTGACTTATGGAGCTTTTTGGAGTTTGTCATTTTTCTATCTAAGTTTTTCAACTCTATCAAGTTACAATTAAGGAGCGCTGGAGAtattcatttcaaatttatctGCTAGATAaagacattaaaattaaaaactggATTTTGCTTTACGCCTTGTGAAAAGCTGACAAGTTTTCCAGATTGATGGATACTTGACCTGAGGGGATACTTAACTTGTGTGGCTTCTTTTCTCATCCTTTGAACTGCTTTGCTTGAGTGAATATTCTCTAGTTTTATCGTGATGGATTCAAAGAATTTGTAGTCTAGACTGCATGTTTGATTCTTACAGCAGCAATATCCTAGCAACATCTCATAATTTacaattcttttcttcattCAGGGAGTATCTAGTTGACTTGATAGGGAAGCCAGGTTGTTTATGTGAACCCGATTCCTTGCTCAATGGTCCTTCTTCCATCTCAATTTCTTCACCATTGCGCTTTCCCCGAATGAAATCAGCTGAACCTACCGTTGATTTCAGGTCTTTGGCCAAACAGTACTTCTCAGACTGTCAATCACTTAATCTTGTATTTGATGATGCTTCAGCAGgtaataataacaaaaccaGTAGAGTAGAAGTAAACAAATCCAAATTTCTGGTGTTTTGTCTCTGATACTATTATATTCCTTTAAAATGCAATCTCTCTTTTCTGAGCTGCTTATCTTAGACTGCTGATGATGTCATTCGTATCAGCAATTGCCTATATTAGCTGCCTTTATGGCGAAGTCTGAATTAATTGCACAAGCCACAAAGTGATCAATTCTACAAGAATTCTGTACTTGAGTCTGGTATATGGTACATTGTATCTAGTGATAACATTCCTTATTCTTCTTCCTTCAAGGACCAGATCATCAGCCATCCTCTGCTTTTTGAGATATCAAAAAACATCTTGGTGAGAAATCTAGGGGCAAAACTTTATGAACGAAGACATAGTACAACATCTTAAGCTAGCAATCATGCTTGGGTATTATTGATACATGTACTTCTGAATTTGTGcatgaaatatattaatgtTATTTCCTTAAGCCTGTATAAATTGGGCTGCAGAGTGCTAACATAATCATTTTATCTTGTTGAACTGATGGCTTGTTGATATAACAATATAAGTGAAAGTTAAAGGCTCATCTTGTTCTTGAAATGTCATGATCATTCATTTTGCACTTGACTGAGAACACTTGTCTGGGTTGTTGTCTCTTGAacttttaatgttatatttcAGATATTTAATATTGGTTATCTGTATCCTGGTATTCCACTTGTTTGCTTATTAGCTATTGAATTTCCCTCTTCCTTGTCTCAcccaaaaaaggaaaaaaaaagtaggAAGCAAAAAACAATGATGCATTGtatctgtttctttttctctctccattTAATCTCTTTGGCTTTAGGGTGTCTCTGTGTTATCTGatatgagattttttaatttgtttttactAGGGAAAATAATACTTCTAACACTGAAAATCTATTAAGCTTTTCCAAGTTTCTGCCAAGGCCAATAATATACACATGTAAACATTGAATTCCTTTGTAAAAACTGGAATCTTCTACTTTTGATGTTTCCATTCACTGTGTGTGTAAAATTAGGATTTGTGAAAATTGAAGCTTGTACTCAGGGGAAAAACTATAATGCATCAATCAATTATTTGGTATTGTTGTCAGTCAAAGAGTCGTTTCTTTGCTTCACTTAATTACTTGGTTGATGGTTAATATGTCTGGCTTATTAGATTTGTGTTCTGATATCAATCTGGTGTAATGTTCTTTGCACGTTGTTGATTTCATTATTGCAGGTACTATTCCTGAGAAAATTGAGAAGACAGATATAGATAGAATTAACCTTGTGCCAATTCCAAGCAACACCAATGAAATTTCTCAGTTACCTCTGCCTATGAAAGTTGCTCGGACAAATGCCCAAGATAGAAATAGTTACATGATTAAATCACATAATGGTTCCCAGAATGTCAAACAATCAACAAACATGGTGAAAGATCTGATCCCTTTAAAGCATATTCCAACTATTGGGCATAGAGATGCGCGGCCACTTCTATCAATATCTGATCAGAGAGAGGATACTagtaaaaattcaaaattttctgaAGGTAGTCAATTAATATCCAGTAGACAAAGTAAAGAATTTTCACTTGATGTGGAGGATTTGGACATTCCGTGGAGTGATCTTGTTTTGAAAGAGAGAATTGGAGCAGGTATTTCATTCCTCCTGTTTATACCATTTCTTGGAGTGAGACCATGACCGTGTAGCAGACAGaccatttttctcttttgctgGCCCCAATGATCTTCAAGAAGACTGGGCTCTGTACTGAAACTtgaattgtctattttcaggtTCTTTTGGAACTGTTCACCGTGCTGATTGGCATGGCTCGGTAAGTTATTATGTCCATGCATAAGCTTCCCAATCTCTTAATATTTGGCTGTGAAATTTAGAACGTTAAAATTTTTTTCTGATCATATGTATGCATTTCTAAGCCTAGGAAAGGTTAATCTCCTTGGCCATTCAATGGCAGCTAAAATAAATCTATACTATGCTATGAGAATCAATTACTTGTTCTTCTCTAACCTGGTATGTCCTGGGAGTCTTTTAACTGCTTTTTGGCTTATAGCTGGTCAAACTATCTATTTCCTAATCTCGTCTATAAGAGCAGGTTACTCCCCACTATGAGTACAAAGTACTATCAGTTTTGGTCAAACTCATCTCTGAAAGAATATTTAGTTTGGTATCCTGGATGGAAATACATATGTATCAACTTAAAAAAGACTGGTCAAAATGTTCAAGTACTGCTTGCATTATTTTCCTGTAACTTAGCTTGTCTTCGCCATATCTGCTATATGTGTTGTTTAGCTAACGATGTTGACCCTCAATCTTAATTATTCAAGCCGAAAACTGCAATATGTGtgcatttattaatttttcctgggataattatttttcatgagTGTAGGTCTATTTTGTTTCAAGACTCGTTTTTCattgtttctttttccattaCCACCGTAATATGCCATTGTGGAATATGCATCCATGGGTACTTTTGTTTTGACTTCGAGTTAATGTTTAGTTCTAGTCTCACTGCAAAATAGTTATCCTGTAGTCTGTTCTggactaatttattttatgtgtttgCTTGCCAGTAATTAATTTCAGCATTCAGTTATGTCTGTTCTTCAATAGCAGACTTggtttttgattttttcttcaTCCTTTCTCTCCCTACGTAATTgctcaacaaaagaaaattctgtTAATTGCAGGATGTTGCTGTGAAAATTCTCATGGAGCAAGATTTTCATGCTGAACGCTTCAAGGAGTTTTTGAGGGAGGTATGTGTTGGCCATAATTTTCAGTGAAATGTGTACTTTATAGGTAATTTCACTTCTTGGTTGTGATTTAATTtgtctaattttctttatttgttagGTGGCAATAATGAAACGCCTACGACATCCAAATATAGTTCTTTTTATGGGTGCAGTTACGCAGCCCCCAAATTTATCCATAGTGACAGAATATTTGTCAAGGTTTTTCATTGCCTCCTAAGAAAAAATCCCTTTTCtccttcaatttttttttgttaatatggactctgtaaaatggttagatgtttattattgtttttgaaTATTTCTCGTCACTCATTTATGCATATATTTATCACTTTCAGAAGTTAAAGAATTGCTGTAAGAATCGTCCAATTGTCAATTCAATTCCCTATCATggcaattttaatatatagtatgAATTAAAATGTACCTCAGTTGTGGCTGAATTATGTGATTCACTAGTGAATCGGGTGAATCGCTATAATTCAGATCTTGTCATCACTATAGGacttgataaatttaaaaatcaaaatttaactTCAAATTCAGAGTGAACTCCTGCTAAACCCTTCCAGAGTAGTTTGAAGTGATATTGTTGATAAGAATAGAAACATAATTGAACATAGCTAAATAGTAAACAGAAATGAACACTATTCTAATTATTCCATTATTTCCCCTAATGAATAGGTTCACAATTCTTTGCATATTGCTAGATGACAtggaatataaatttattaaacatgtttgtatatatatgagataTGTCTTTCTATGTTTAGttgatttatataagtatatatGGTTAAGAAGAATTGACCACAGTGAGGTCTTTGAATTTGGAACTGCACTTCTTTCTCTATATGCAAGCATGTTTCTAATTGCACATACTATCCTTTATAGTTAAccaaatatttcatatttttatgttgGCGGTCTTATGTGGATTGTGTTATATATAATTCCTTTTCATAATCTATAGCGGGCCTTACTATTTGGCTCTTATTTCCTTAGAATAAGGATTTCAACTCTTGATTTGACAACTATTAAGAAACTAATTTGTTGGCTTTTCACTGCAGAGGTAGTTTGTATAGGCTTTTGCATAAGTCTGGTGCCAGAGAGGCACTAGATGAGAGGCGTCGGTTGAGTATGGCTTACGATGTGGTATTTGCTtaaaacttcactatttttccatCGGAATaacttttttctctctttcattTTCAGCTTGCTATGAACTACAATGATGACCTGTGTCAGGGCTAATTGAGTTGCTATATCTTTTCACAGGCAAAGGGCATGAATTATCTCCACAAACGAAATCCTCCTATTGTCCATAGAGATCTAAAATCTCCTAATCTTTTGGTTGACAAAAAATATACAGTGAAGGTAGGATTATATAGCTCAAACAGATTACTAGTTTCTCATTTTTCGATAAGTGTACTAGGGAAATTAGGCTTACAGCATTCTCATTTATAGTTGTGAATCTCATTTGTTGAACATGAAGCCTTGCTAGGCTG
Coding sequences within:
- the LOC8288382 gene encoding serine/threonine-protein kinase CTR1 gives rise to the protein MEMPGRRSNYTLLSQYPDDQLSTAPQPQPSQPSQQSLFYESDSKSSNSKQLKQQERGFDWESSSGDHRVMINQSTNSNRIGNSNLYGLQRQSSGSSFGESSLSGEYYAPTLSTTGGNEMIEAFGYMQEDGTNNNNNFNRVRVTDAGTGTATGTGSSGKSWAQQTEESYQLQLALALRLSSEATCADDPNFLDPVPDESTLRSTSSNSPEVLSHRFWVNGCLSYIDKVPDGFYQIHGMNPYVWTVCTDLQESGRIPSIESLKSVDPVADSSLEVVLIDRRSDPSLKELQNRVHGISCGCITTKEVVDQLAKLVCSRMGGSATIGEDDFTNIWRECSDDLKDCLGSIVVPIGSLSVGLCRHRALLFKVLADTIDLPCRIAKGCKYCKRDDASSCLVRFGLDREYLVDLIGKPGCLCEPDSLLNGPSSISISSPLRFPRMKSAEPTVDFRSLAKQYFSDCQSLNLVFDDASAGTIPEKIEKTDIDRINLVPIPSNTNEISQLPLPMKVARTNAQDRNSYMIKSHNGSQNVKQSTNMVKDLIPLKHIPTIGHRDARPLLSISDQREDTSKNSKFSEGSQLISSRQSKEFSLDVEDLDIPWSDLVLKERIGAGSFGTVHRADWHGSDVAVKILMEQDFHAERFKEFLREVAIMKRLRHPNIVLFMGAVTQPPNLSIVTEYLSRGSLYRLLHKSGAREALDERRRLSMAYDVAKGMNYLHKRNPPIVHRDLKSPNLLVDKKYTVKVCDFGLSRLKANTFLSSKSAAGTPEWMAPEVLRDEPSNEKSDVYSFGVIMWELATLQQPWGNLNPAQVVAAVGFKGRRLEIPRDLNPQVATIIEACWANEPWKRPSFATIMDSLRLLIKAPIPQTGHAVVPLLT